TcagtttttatgataaatttacttattttataaaacgtTGCCATATTCACAAAAACAGATAGATTAGGTAAATGATACTCAAAAAAGATTAATATCAAATTGTGAATAGTtggtatatttgaaatgaaactaataaaacaGTAGTAAGTAGTGCATTATTCAACTGAATTAATCACtcatatttttgatgttttcataTTTGGTATTGTAATAGTtagaaataaagataaaactttgtttttatactgtattttgatttattgacatttaagaataatatttttctatttcctgCAATAATTTCATCACATTATCTTCAtctatcaaaacaaattttttggcacctctactaaataaataaatatctccTGTATATATATCAAACCACAAAGCATGAATATGCAATTCATGTTTTTCTAAACGTTTCTTCAAAAAACCGTAACTTGCAATATTCTGTAATTGTTGTAAAGTATTTATCTGAGAGAGCTTATCTTCGTTAGTAAATTTGTTTTCAGGGTCTATATAAGCAACAAATTTTCTCAAAGGTGTTTCCGCTTGGAATATTAATGGTTTACTATAATCAGTTATTTCGagttgttgaaatttttctaaacttGAAAGTGCATGAGTTGATAACCATGCTCTAAGGGGAGATATTCTTCTATTATCCTAAAACAAAGTAGATATAACACTATTGATTAacaaattcatatataaatgaTAGTTGCTTATACTTTTTCCAAATGAATGCAAACCAAATCTACAGATTGTTatatttatcttgaaaaaggcaATTTAAGAGTACAATTGTAAGTTTTTAATGTAATAGCTAACCAATTACTTTAAAACTCGATTTGATTGTCAGTAATATGAATTCATGATTACTACCAACCACTTATCTTCAAATGACACTTTAGGTTGCCATAATTTagtatttcaagaaaatatgtCATCTCTTGATTATATGAGTATTAATTGTTTAAACTAGTGGTAGCTATTAAGAAATTATCAAGTCAGTCCGCTAGGAGCTTTAGCGCACCTTGTCTCTAAATCATGATCAAcgttttccaatatttctttatcTCCTGTGCCTTTGACCGGATCTCCGCTCCATACAGGAAAATCAAGTGAGACATCAATAGTAGCGTCTGTGTCTCGCCGTGATATAGACTATAGTATAGATCCTGTTTCAGTATTTTTCCTTGAGCGACCACTGCGGTAATTTTTCTTGTCGCCTGTCTTTCAGTCGTCTCGTAGGTTAAGCACCTGTTGTATGTATTACTTAGGTCCAAAGTATTTTCAACTTGTGtcataaaaatgtaattttatttatgttaaacATTATAAGATTAAATTTTGTCTTACATTCTTGATCAACATATTCAcgtttgtttcaataaaatgtcTTATTGtagattttgatgaaaaatgtggGAACCTTCAAATTTAGTGGAAAGGCAGTTCAATGCTGAAACAAGTAGGTTAATAGGCGAAGCACAATTGCATGAGTACGGATCATTTTTGGAAACGTATACTGaaagaatttcaaaacaaaaagatgaattttgtaacaaatataGCATAGCTATGCAAGTAATTACCATTGAAGATGCTTCGCCCACTAGAGAAACAGTGGCTCACCTAATTTATTcggataataaaatattgagtagaaTTCTAGCTACTTTAGGAGGCTTGTGTGATGAGATGAGTACACTTATATCAGAAGTTGATGAACTGTATGCCCCTTTCGTATTGTATGAAGATACATTCGATAAAGTGTCAAGACAAGCTTCAATAAGTAAGATTTTGGAACCATTACATAAAATCAATCTTTTTGTTAAAAGGGTGCAAACAATATTTATCCTTTGTTTAAGACAAATAAGTTGTTTGTTGGTTAAACATACTTTCTCTTCAAGTCATTTTCCAGCTTTTCCTGAAGTGTTACACAAGCTTGGTGATTTATTGATATGTCTATTGAAATTTGATCATATTTtagataatcaaatattaagGGATCATTGgttttggtataaaaaatcgataagaaaCATCTCACATTCCAATAAGTTGAATGTTGATAAGAATAAAATGAGATATTTGGATAAAATGTtgcaaatattagaaaataatctgTTAACGGGtcacattttaaaaattgttatagaaaaatgttttgaagataaaaatttttattatcaaatgaaaaactGTACACTAAATCAGGAAGTGCATCTGTTTATTACATACCTGTTGAcagatttggaaaaaaatgaagatgttgAACCAAATATTTGGTTAAAGATGAatgtgtttgttattttttacttcagtatctttgaaaataatgacaggaaaatattgaaacgaGTTTTAGATATAAACAAGAAACATTCTGCATGTACTTTAATCGGTAATATTATTTGGTATCccgaaaaatttttacttaaacatttcagtatttTACAAAAGTATATTGATGAAAGGGCtattgaaaataatcgattaaatcTAATCAGTGTTAAAACTTCCAATTTTCCGAAAGAATCTagtataatttgtttaaacgtttgttattttttaatggaacttgaaaaaatatcaaaacttgaTACAAATAACATCAAATCTGGGGATTTTAATAGCATagtaaatagtttaaataacgGGATtaaattgttgaagaaaataaatttttctgtacaGTGGATATTAAATTTACATGCCGATAAAAATTTACCATTACAAAAATCCGTTTTACTATCAGTTTGTAAgctaattgaattatt
The window above is part of the Diorhabda sublineata isolate icDioSubl1.1 chromosome 3, icDioSubl1.1, whole genome shotgun sequence genome. Proteins encoded here:
- the LOC130441484 gene encoding beta carbonic anhydrase 1 isoform X2, with protein sequence MDKLLKGIMKYRCTVKEQMVKQFLDVRDNPTPKAVFFTCIDSRMIPTRFTQTNVGDMFIVRNAGNVIPHSQHFMDELTTNEPAALELGCVVNDIRHIIVCGHSDCKAINLLYQLQDQEFSSQDNRRISPLRAWLSTHALSSLEKFQQLEITDYSKPLIFQAETPLRKFVAYIDPENKFTNEDKLSQINTLQQLQNIASYGFLKKRLEKHELHIHALWFDIYTGDIYLFSRGAKKFVLIDEDNVMKLLQEIEKYYS
- the LOC130441484 gene encoding beta carbonic anhydrase 1 isoform X1; the encoded protein is MDKLLKGIMKYRCTVKEQMVKQFLDVRDNPTPKAVFFTCIDSRMIPTRFTQTNVGDMFIVRNAGNVIPHSQHFMDELTTNEPAALELGCVVNDIRHIIVCGHSDCKAINLLYQLQDQEFSSQTSYEELRDNRRISPLRAWLSTHALSSLEKFQQLEITDYSKPLIFQAETPLRKFVAYIDPENKFTNEDKLSQINTLQQLQNIASYGFLKKRLEKHELHIHALWFDIYTGDIYLFSRGAKKFVLIDEDNVMKLLQEIEKYYS